The proteins below are encoded in one region of Elusimicrobiota bacterium:
- a CDS encoding DUF3332 family protein, producing MKKYLALVLVVVFLSGCFGGFKLTRKVYDFNKNVGGKWVNELVFLGLNIVPIYSIASFCDVVILNTIEFWTGKNPIAQVPGKDTIALDNMNKRVVISSKESDKVRIDIFDSFKPQSSFVLEKHSDCVIAKDTTGKLLFKAITNEDGSISMFDAKGKLVKTCSADEAGRLY from the coding sequence ATGAAGAAGTATTTAGCATTGGTTCTAGTTGTGGTTTTCCTTTCAGGTTGTTTTGGTGGTTTTAAACTTACCAGAAAGGTCTACGATTTCAACAAAAACGTAGGTGGTAAGTGGGTTAATGAGTTGGTTTTTCTGGGACTTAACATAGTTCCGATTTACAGCATCGCGTCTTTTTGTGACGTTGTTATATTAAATACGATAGAGTTCTGGACCGGTAAAAATCCGATAGCGCAAGTACCCGGTAAGGATACGATTGCTCTGGACAACATGAATAAACGGGTGGTTATTTCTTCGAAAGAATCAGATAAAGTCAGGATAGATATTTTTGATTCATTCAAGCCCCAATCATCTTTTGTTCTTGAGAAACATTCCGACTGCGTTATAGCTAAAGATACTACAGGAAAATTGTTATTCAAAGCAATAACAAACGAAGACGGTAGCATTTCCATGTTTGACGCTAAAGGAAAATTAGTCAAAACATGTTCAGCAGATGAAGCTGGTCGCCTCTATTAA
- a CDS encoding PorV/PorQ family protein, which produces MNKKILITVFSFILLATYYSLLSASNSGASFLNIGTSARAVSMGGAYVGVANDVSAISYNPAGLSQLNKSEIVGQHTKWIADTNHDFLAYARPTSIGTIGLSIVALTQGKIEGRDENRNKTNSFSAYDVATTISYSKQIMSLRGVAEAISIGTNLKIIQQSIADEKATGVAIDIGLLTRLSAYPLSAGLSVQNIGPKMTFISEGYDLPLTATIGLGYTIKRAVTLAFDVKRKIIDNKTEVSFGTEYAPINLLAFRLGYLLPTSHSLLTDFKGFGGGIGLRILNTSTDYAFIPYSDLGNTHRLSFGVKW; this is translated from the coding sequence ATGAATAAGAAAATCTTAATCACAGTTTTTAGTTTTATTTTACTCGCTACTTACTACTCATTACTTTCTGCGTCTAATTCCGGTGCCTCTTTCCTGAACATCGGTACATCAGCGAGAGCAGTATCAATGGGTGGAGCATATGTGGGAGTGGCAAATGATGTAAGTGCAATCAGTTACAATCCTGCAGGACTGTCACAATTAAATAAAAGTGAGATAGTAGGGCAGCATACAAAGTGGATTGCGGATACCAATCATGATTTTTTAGCTTATGCAAGACCAACAAGTATAGGAACAATAGGATTAAGTATAGTAGCACTTACACAAGGCAAAATAGAAGGAAGAGATGAGAATAGAAATAAGACCAATAGTTTTTCAGCGTACGATGTAGCGACCACAATAAGTTACAGTAAACAAATTATGTCATTGCGGGGCGTAGCCGAAGCAATCTCTATAGGAACTAACTTAAAAATTATTCAGCAGAGCATAGCAGATGAAAAAGCAACAGGAGTAGCAATTGATATTGGACTTCTTACCCGCTTATCCGCTTATCCGCTGTCTGCTGGCTTATCCGTACAGAACATCGGACCTAAAATGACCTTTATATCAGAAGGGTACGATTTACCGCTTACTGCAACAATAGGATTGGGCTACACAATCAAAAGAGCGGTAACATTAGCGTTTGATGTAAAGCGGAAGATAATAGACAACAAGACGGAAGTATCATTCGGCACCGAATATGCTCCGATAAATCTTTTAGCATTCCGTCTTGGTTACCTACTTCCTACTTCCCACTCCCTACTTACTGACTTTAAAGGTTTTGGTGGTGGAATAGGGTTAAGAATCTTGAATACTTCCACTGACTATGCCTTCATACCTTATAGTGACCTCGGCAACACCCACCGGCTATCGTTTGGTGTAAAGTGGTAA
- a CDS encoding PQQ-binding-like beta-propeller repeat protein: MKKTFLILTSIFTLNINNLLSYSYPVSSINPNATSPINTQQSIWGTFGEVRKKGNILRDHFHTGVDIAGQEGSRVYTVIDSTVGIIKERGSINERIWIGRFEYVHINISDEIVEISKRSNAEERFINSGTFIGTTNNQNHVHLIESYNGVFINPLRQGGLSPFVDTASPTIKTIQVVSDYDPLNDKIPDEFDKEDSTYIVKGKIDIIADCVDGITLGTSNAGIYEIGYEIFKATDLQNPLISEMTNIRFNRLPPNNKTKIVYAEGTDIQSSPHTNKYIVTNSTAGNSYFDTGELEPGKYRIYVIARDSNGNECKKSVDIDVVEEKPPWQMFRNDAQHTGRSKFKGPQQSPQAKWAFVSGNSGSPTSPVLDNNGTIYEAFFRTIFAVNSTGEMEWSYTLNIHGNLHPQTLSLWKDTLYCITDHPYKLYALNTQTGELKWTYEFPTGVRGNLCIEKDGTIYLKAEESLYAINSDGNLKWKVATGLGISYFAVGNDGTIYVSGYRDTTRTKSDLYAYYPDGQLKWSKYISIYSYSIAIGDDNTIYLCYFYGNYLTNLCALTQSGAVKWEYPVGQGANFYLPPCISRDGKILLSQSVYPYTYAFNPDGSIAWTYSNVVDKSYNFSVGADGVIYFTDSMRLYALNLNGTLKWKLDGKFNGTDLPINKDGTIYASSYPNNVLYAFADSTLVSSNEETLKKHIGVIKLTVDPIFKLGEVYSYPNPAKRGKWPMIHIECGIADWVEIRIYDTAGKLIDSTEIREQPLIINEKYAYEYFWNVSDVASGVYICTVSAYKSGEKTIKVLKKIAVIK, translated from the coding sequence ATGAAAAAAACTTTTTTAATTTTAACTAGCATATTTACATTAAATATTAATAATTTGCTTTCTTACTCGTATCCTGTTAGTAGTATAAATCCCAATGCTACATCACCAATAAATACTCAACAAAGTATCTGGGGAACTTTTGGAGAAGTAAGAAAAAAAGGGAATATTTTGAGGGACCATTTTCATACTGGTGTGGATATCGCCGGTCAAGAAGGTTCAAGAGTATACACAGTAATAGATAGTACAGTTGGAATAATTAAGGAACGTGGGAGTATAAATGAGAGAATTTGGATAGGAAGATTTGAGTATGTTCATATAAATATTAGTGATGAAATTGTTGAAATTTCAAAAAGATCAAATGCAGAAGAAAGATTTATAAATAGTGGGACGTTTATTGGTACTACGAATAATCAAAATCATGTTCACTTAATTGAGAGTTATAATGGAGTATTTATAAATCCGCTACGACAAGGTGGTCTATCACCTTTTGTTGACACTGCTTCTCCAACAATAAAAACGATACAAGTAGTTTCTGATTATGACCCACTCAATGATAAAATACCTGACGAATTTGATAAAGAGGATAGTACATATATTGTTAAAGGTAAAATAGATATTATTGCTGATTGTGTTGATGGAATTACATTAGGGACATCTAATGCTGGAATTTATGAGATAGGGTATGAAATATTTAAAGCAACAGATTTACAAAATCCTTTAATTTCTGAAATGACGAATATTCGTTTCAATCGTCTTCCACCTAATAATAAAACAAAAATTGTTTATGCGGAAGGTACTGATATTCAATCATCTCCTCATACTAATAAATACATTGTAACTAATTCAACTGCGGGAAATAGTTATTTTGATACTGGTGAATTAGAACCGGGAAAATATAGAATATATGTAATAGCAAGAGATAGCAATGGGAATGAATGCAAGAAGTCAGTAGATATAGATGTTGTTGAAGAAAAACCTCCTTGGCAAATGTTTAGAAATGATGCTCAGCATACAGGAAGAAGTAAGTTTAAAGGTCCTCAGCAATCCCCGCAGGCGAAATGGGCTTTTGTATCAGGTAATTCAGGCTCTCCCACATCACCAGTTTTAGATAATAATGGTACAATTTACGAAGCTTTTTTTAGAACAATATTTGCTGTTAACTCAACAGGGGAAATGGAGTGGAGTTATACTTTAAACATTCACGGGAATCTCCACCCTCAAACATTATCTCTATGGAAAGATACATTATATTGTATAACAGATCACCCTTATAAGCTTTATGCTTTAAATACCCAAACAGGGGAACTAAAATGGACATATGAATTTCCAACGGGTGTTAGGGGAAACTTATGTATAGAAAAAGATGGAACAATTTATTTAAAAGCAGAAGAATCTTTGTATGCAATTAATTCTGATGGTAATTTAAAATGGAAAGTTGCTACAGGTTTAGGAATTTCTTATTTTGCTGTTGGCAATGATGGGACAATTTATGTTAGTGGGTATCGAGATACAACACGTACTAAAAGTGATTTGTATGCTTATTATCCCGATGGGCAACTAAAATGGTCAAAATATATATCAATTTATTCTTATTCTATAGCGATAGGAGACGATAATACAATTTATCTCTGCTACTTTTATGGCAATTATTTAACAAATTTATGTGCTTTGACTCAAAGTGGAGCGGTTAAATGGGAATATCCTGTAGGACAAGGAGCAAATTTTTATTTACCCCCATGTATATCTCGTGATGGAAAAATTTTATTAAGTCAGTCTGTGTATCCTTATACCTATGCTTTTAATCCGGATGGTTCTATAGCGTGGACATATTCTAATGTAGTGGATAAAAGTTATAACTTTAGTGTTGGGGCAGATGGGGTTATTTATTTTACAGATTCAATGCGGCTTTATGCTTTGAATTTAAATGGAACATTAAAATGGAAATTAGATGGTAAATTTAACGGTACAGATTTACCAATAAATAAAGATGGAACAATTTATGCTAGTTCATATCCAAATAATGTTCTTTATGCTTTTGCAGATTCTACTTTAGTATCATCTAACGAAGAAACCTTAAAAAAACATATTGGTGTAATAAAATTGACTGTGGATCCAATATTTAAACTTGGAGAAGTGTATTCCTATCCTAACCCAGCAAAGCGTGGTAAATGGCCAATGATACATATAGAATGTGGTATCGCTGATTGGGTGGAAATACGTATATATGATACAGCAGGTAAACTGATAGATTCTACTGAAATACGAGAACAACCATTAATTATTAATGAAAAGTATGCATATGAATACTTTTGGAATGTATCCGATGTAGCTAGTGGAGTATATATTTGTACAGTAAGTGCATACAAGAGTGGTGAAAAAACGATAAAAGTGTTAAAAAAGATCGCAGTTATAAAATGA
- a CDS encoding outer membrane lipoprotein-sorting protein has product MLKNILIRMIDCKILLFLLVSNIFALEVPDIINKIQSNIDQIQDMKISVTTTIDNSKGQDAFKENIEYIMKKPDKVKIVDLMLKKSFLMMAENNPVPFVQERQTTPQSQHISIWPEPGIIFYVKDYLSEFDVIISSTNMDSEKYVLIGTPYKTNNAFPKMEWTIEYSKGIVTEIKIYTQSGKLMRLLQIPEYQLVNEKIWFPKKVIDKLIAKRNTTITTILYDNVQINTGIPESVFSE; this is encoded by the coding sequence ATGTTAAAAAATATTTTAATACGAATGATTGATTGTAAAATTCTTCTTTTTCTTTTGGTATCCAATATATTTGCTCTTGAAGTGCCAGACATTATTAATAAAATTCAGTCAAATATAGATCAGATTCAAGATATGAAAATTAGTGTTACCACAACAATTGATAATAGTAAGGGGCAAGATGCATTTAAAGAAAATATTGAATACATCATGAAAAAACCTGATAAAGTAAAAATTGTAGATTTAATGTTAAAGAAAAGTTTTTTAATGATGGCTGAAAACAACCCTGTCCCATTTGTTCAAGAAAGACAAACTACACCTCAATCACAACATATTTCGATTTGGCCGGAACCTGGAATAATTTTTTATGTTAAAGATTATTTAAGCGAATTTGATGTTATTATAAGTTCGACAAATATGGATTCCGAAAAATATGTTCTTATAGGTACACCATATAAAACAAATAATGCTTTTCCAAAGATGGAATGGACAATAGAATACTCTAAAGGGATTGTTACAGAAATTAAGATTTATACTCAGTCAGGCAAACTGATGCGATTGCTACAGATACCAGAATATCAGTTGGTTAATGAAAAAATATGGTTCCCAAAAAAGGTTATTGATAAGTTAATTGCAAAACGAAATACTACAATCACAACAATTCTATATGATAACGTTCAAATTAATACAGGTATTCCAGAATCGGTGTTTAGTGAGTAG
- a CDS encoding YifB family Mg chelatase-like AAA ATPase, which produces MLSQVNSASVYGINGYIVTVEVDISSGFPTFSIVGLPDTTVKESRDRVISAIKNSGFDFPTKKVTVNLAPAGIKKEGAIFDLPIAVGILVATKQITIVNDKKYSLIGELSLNGSIRRVNGVLPIAIKLKEEKYDGLILPEANKNEAAIVNDFNVYPAENLKEALEIISSSTPPVSYKIDLIKLFSASSHCDVDFKDVKAQAFVKRAIEIACAGAHNILLIGSPGSGKTMLAKRIPTILPPMSFEEAIETTKIHSITGLVSKNTSLIAIRPFRSPHHTISDVALIGGGSFPRPGEVSLSHNGILFLDELPEFHRNVLEVLRQPLEDGVVTVSRAQASLSYPARFMLVAAMNPCPCGYYGHPTKECTCTPFVIQKYVSKISGPLLDRIDLHIEVPAVRFEELSDTTVVDSSVDIRKRIIKARDIQKKRFKEEKNIYSNAHMESKHIKTYCEISADSKKLLKHAMDKLGFSARAHDRILKVARTIADLTGSETIETQQIAEAIQYRSLDRNI; this is translated from the coding sequence ATGCTTTCTCAGGTTAATTCGGCATCTGTTTATGGTATAAATGGCTATATTGTTACGGTTGAAGTAGATATATCGAGCGGTTTTCCTACCTTTTCTATTGTCGGGTTACCTGATACTACCGTAAAAGAGTCAAGAGACCGGGTGATTTCTGCAATAAAGAATTCCGGTTTTGATTTTCCAACAAAAAAAGTTACAGTTAATCTTGCGCCTGCCGGAATAAAAAAAGAGGGTGCAATTTTTGATTTACCTATAGCAGTCGGGATACTTGTTGCAACAAAACAGATAACCATTGTTAATGATAAAAAATATTCGCTTATCGGGGAACTTTCATTGAACGGTTCAATCAGGAGAGTCAATGGTGTTCTTCCGATAGCGATAAAACTTAAAGAAGAAAAATATGACGGTTTGATTCTGCCTGAAGCAAATAAAAATGAAGCAGCGATTGTTAACGATTTCAACGTTTATCCTGCCGAAAATTTAAAGGAAGCATTAGAAATAATTTCGTCTTCAACACCGCCTGTTTCTTATAAAATTGATTTAATTAAACTTTTTTCTGCATCTTCACATTGTGACGTTGATTTTAAAGACGTAAAAGCTCAGGCTTTTGTCAAAAGAGCGATTGAAATTGCCTGTGCAGGCGCTCATAATATACTTTTGATTGGTTCTCCCGGAAGCGGTAAGACAATGCTTGCAAAAAGAATTCCGACAATTTTACCTCCGATGTCTTTTGAAGAAGCAATTGAAACCACCAAAATTCATTCAATAACAGGACTTGTTTCTAAAAACACTTCATTGATAGCAATTCGTCCTTTTCGTTCACCACATCATACAATTTCAGATGTAGCATTGATTGGCGGAGGTTCATTCCCTCGCCCGGGCGAAGTCTCTCTTTCACATAACGGTATTTTATTTTTAGATGAACTACCGGAGTTTCATAGAAACGTTCTAGAAGTTTTAAGACAACCGCTTGAAGACGGTGTTGTTACTGTTTCACGAGCACAGGCATCGCTATCGTACCCCGCGAGATTTATGCTCGTTGCCGCTATGAATCCTTGTCCTTGCGGGTATTACGGTCATCCGACCAAAGAGTGTACCTGTACCCCGTTTGTTATACAAAAATATGTTTCTAAAATATCCGGACCTTTATTAGATAGGATTGACTTGCATATAGAAGTACCTGCTGTAAGGTTTGAGGAACTTTCTGATACGACGGTTGTAGATTCGTCGGTAGATATAAGAAAAAGGATTATAAAGGCAAGGGATATTCAGAAGAAAAGATTTAAAGAAGAGAAGAACATTTATAGTAATGCACATATGGAATCAAAACACATCAAGACATATTGCGAAATTAGCGCAGACAGCAAAAAACTCCTGAAGCATGCAATGGATAAACTTGGTTTCTCTGCCCGTGCACATGATAGAATCCTGAAAGTTGCAAGAACTATCGCTGATTTAACCGGTTCCGAAACAATAGAAACCCAGCAAATAGCTGAAGCAATCCAATATCGCTCATTAGATAGGAATATATGA
- a CDS encoding DPP IV N-terminal domain-containing protein, giving the protein MIFFKSILEKGKILLKTGKADEAIRLFSTMVSDKPENAQFRFYLAKAYFQKNDLIKTKENLLKCIKFNPNEEVVKNIAEITNFKKVSSDRYYNTFLNFSSDGKKIVFVSIRRDTNNDGLINNLDNGGIYIIDSDGKNEKLIVEDKYANSDCSFSPDGKYITYLSRRRDTNGDGKIDNKDSAGIYIYSLETGEEQFLITDETFNKKPAFLPDNKSVYFCSWRGIGGNSGIYSVDIKTKVISGLISDMYENTSPCISSNGQYVVYSSWREDTNKDGKIDFKDSSAIYITDIKKRTTTRLTGDKYNNSFPDFSFDNKNIVYLSRRRDTNKDGRIDSLDFCGIYIITIGDKKLQEIVSDKFYNKYPSFTSNGESIVFLGSLKGKSRNKDAEIRDIFENKGIYSINIKNKKMDILVSSNYFSSSFPKLSSSDKVAYLSWRKHTRRGIFIRDIYKLPTLAELKEIIEENL; this is encoded by the coding sequence ATGATATTTTTTAAGTCAATATTGGAAAAAGGAAAAATTCTTTTAAAAACCGGTAAGGCTGATGAGGCAATCAGGTTGTTTTCAACAATGGTTTCCGATAAACCGGAAAATGCACAATTCCGGTTTTATCTGGCAAAAGCATATTTTCAGAAGAACGATTTGATTAAAACAAAGGAAAATTTACTTAAGTGTATTAAATTTAATCCGAACGAAGAGGTTGTAAAGAATATTGCTGAAATTACAAATTTTAAAAAAGTATCGTCTGACCGGTACTATAATACATTTTTAAATTTCTCGTCAGATGGTAAAAAGATAGTTTTTGTATCCATAAGACGTGATACTAATAACGATGGTCTTATAAACAATCTTGACAATGGTGGTATTTACATAATAGATTCTGATGGTAAAAACGAGAAACTGATAGTTGAAGATAAATATGCTAATTCTGACTGCTCTTTTTCTCCTGATGGCAAATATATAACCTACCTGTCCCGAAGGCGCGATACAAATGGTGATGGCAAAATTGACAATAAGGATTCTGCCGGTATATATATTTATAGTTTGGAAACGGGTGAGGAGCAATTTTTAATAACCGATGAAACTTTTAATAAAAAACCTGCTTTTTTGCCTGATAATAAATCAGTTTATTTTTGCAGTTGGCGCGGTATCGGAGGTAATTCCGGTATTTATTCCGTTGATATTAAAACAAAAGTAATCAGCGGATTAATTTCTGATATGTATGAGAACACTTCGCCTTGCATATCCAGTAACGGACAATATGTTGTATATTCTTCATGGCGGGAGGATACTAATAAAGACGGCAAAATTGATTTTAAAGATTCGTCTGCAATATATATAACTGATATTAAGAAAAGGACAACAACCCGGCTTACCGGAGATAAGTATAATAATTCTTTCCCTGATTTTTCATTTGATAACAAAAATATTGTTTATCTTTCACGGCGTCGTGATACTAATAAAGATGGTAGAATAGATTCTTTAGATTTTTGCGGTATTTATATTATAACTATCGGCGATAAAAAACTACAGGAAATTGTATCTGATAAATTCTATAACAAATATCCTTCATTTACAAGTAATGGTGAATCAATTGTTTTTCTAGGTTCTTTAAAAGGAAAGTCTCGCAATAAAGATGCTGAAATCAGAGATATTTTTGAAAATAAAGGGATTTATAGTATAAACATTAAAAATAAAAAAATGGACATACTTGTTAGTTCTAATTATTTTTCTTCTTCATTCCCTAAATTATCTTCATCTGATAAAGTAGCATATTTATCATGGAGAAAACATACCCGCCGTGGAATTTTCATAAGAGATATTTACAAGTTACCAACACTTGCTGAATTAAAAGAAATTATAGAAGAAAATCTGTAG
- a CDS encoding YraN family protein, whose product MTQSAELGKLGEGLAKNFLKESGYKIIKENFRTKYGEIDLIAEDKNTIVFVEVKTRNSDTYGVPQLSVNFYKQKHLTRAALIFIKKNALNTNYRFDIISIFNGKVEHIKNVFAPSNYTV is encoded by the coding sequence ATGACTCAGTCCGCTGAACTTGGGAAACTAGGGGAAGGACTTGCTAAAAATTTTCTTAAAGAATCCGGCTATAAAATTATCAAAGAGAATTTTAGAACTAAATATGGGGAAATAGACCTCATTGCTGAAGATAAAAATACAATAGTTTTTGTAGAAGTAAAAACAAGAAATAGCGATACATATGGTGTGCCGCAACTTTCCGTAAATTTTTATAAACAAAAACACTTAACCCGTGCTGCTCTTATTTTCATAAAGAAAAATGCACTGAACACAAACTACCGTTTTGATATCATTTCAATTTTTAACGGTAAAGTCGAACATATAAAAAATGTTTTTGCACCTTCTAATTATACTGTGTGA
- a CDS encoding ribonuclease HII, whose translation MENLFCFDREFYKNGLIAGIDEAGRGPLAGPVVSAAVILKKDILIKNLNDSKKLSPRVRLAVYKEIINNLIEYQVGIVDNFTIDRINILEATKLSMKLAVEKLSVPPDLVLIDGNQPINIKINQKTIVKGDSKSASIAAASIIAKITRDLIMEEFDKKFRNYGFAKHKGYGTKLHMDAIKKYGPCEIHRRTFEPVRIYDSVR comes from the coding sequence ATGGAAAATTTGTTTTGCTTTGACAGAGAATTTTATAAAAATGGTTTAATAGCAGGTATTGATGAAGCAGGGCGGGGTCCTCTCGCAGGTCCTGTTGTTTCAGCAGCGGTGATACTGAAAAAAGATATACTTATAAAAAACCTGAACGATTCGAAAAAACTTTCTCCCCGGGTACGTCTTGCCGTTTATAAGGAAATAATTAATAATCTCATTGAGTATCAAGTCGGTATAGTTGATAATTTTACGATTGATCGAATAAATATACTGGAAGCGACTAAACTTTCAATGAAGCTTGCAGTTGAAAAATTAAGTGTTCCTCCTGATTTGGTTCTGATAGACGGTAACCAGCCTATAAATATAAAAATCAATCAGAAAACAATTGTTAAAGGTGATTCAAAAAGCGCATCAATTGCCGCGGCATCAATTATAGCAAAGATAACCCGTGATTTAATAATGGAAGAATTCGATAAAAAATTCCGAAATTACGGTTTCGCGAAACACAAAGGATACGGGACAAAGCTGCATATGGACGCTATTAAAAAATATGGACCTTGTGAGATTCACAGGAGAACTTTTGAACCGGTGAGAATTTATGACTCAGTCCGCTGA
- the rplS gene encoding 50S ribosomal protein L19: MKNLMGIVESKFMKKETTGFRPGDSVKVYYKIIEGDSERTQIYEGIVLRIKGSGLNKTVTIRKISFSIGVERVFLLSSPRLEKIELVKQGKVRRSRLYYLRSLSGKSARIEERSDGEHSSQGKAAAQQPATN, encoded by the coding sequence ATGAAAAATTTGATGGGTATTGTTGAAAGTAAGTTTATGAAAAAGGAAACCACTGGATTTAGGCCGGGTGATTCAGTTAAAGTGTATTACAAAATTATAGAAGGTGATTCTGAAAGAACCCAGATTTATGAAGGTATTGTTTTAAGGATAAAAGGTTCCGGTCTTAATAAAACGGTTACAATAAGAAAGATTTCTTTCAGTATCGGCGTTGAGAGGGTTTTCCTGCTTAGTTCGCCTCGTCTTGAAAAAATAGAATTGGTTAAACAGGGAAAAGTAAGAAGGAGCCGTTTATATTACTTAAGGTCACTATCAGGTAAATCTGCAAGAATTGAAGAACGTTCTGATGGAGAACATTCATCGCAAGGAAAGGCAGCGGCTCAGCAACCGGCAACAAATTAG
- the trmD gene encoding tRNA (guanosine(37)-N1)-methyltransferase TrmD encodes MLIDILTLFPSVFESVFSESIIRKAIEKKIVKIKITNIRDYAEGNHRMVDDKQYGGGVGMIMMVPPIVKAIEKITGLSGMRKRDKAKDKLKVILLSPQGKIFTQKKALELSKYKHLVFVCGHYGGVDERLLRFVDEELSVGDYVLTGGEIPAMVVVDSVVRLIPDVVGKSDSIKNDSLWNNKLANAVYTRPYNFRELKVPKVLLSGNHKNIEKWRKESIIKNTFKKRPDLLEQN; translated from the coding sequence ATGTTGATAGATATTCTTACACTTTTTCCTTCTGTTTTTGAATCTGTTTTTTCAGAAAGTATAATCAGGAAGGCAATAGAAAAAAAAATAGTAAAAATAAAAATTACCAATATCCGTGATTATGCTGAAGGTAATCACAGGATGGTAGATGATAAGCAGTATGGCGGTGGCGTGGGAATGATTATGATGGTTCCCCCTATCGTTAAGGCGATAGAAAAAATTACCGGTTTATCCGGCATGCGGAAAAGGGATAAGGCAAAAGATAAACTTAAAGTAATTCTTCTTTCTCCGCAAGGGAAAATTTTCACACAGAAAAAAGCGTTAGAACTTTCAAAATATAAGCATTTAGTATTTGTTTGCGGGCATTATGGCGGTGTAGATGAGCGGTTATTAAGGTTTGTTGACGAGGAATTGTCTGTCGGTGATTATGTGTTAACCGGCGGAGAAATTCCTGCAATGGTTGTTGTTGATTCTGTTGTTCGTTTAATACCTGATGTTGTAGGGAAAAGCGATTCCATAAAAAATGATTCACTTTGGAATAACAAATTAGCCAATGCAGTATATACAAGGCCTTATAATTTTCGTGAATTAAAAGTTCCGAAAGTTCTTTTATCCGGCAATCATAAAAATATTGAAAAATGGCGAAAAGAGAGTATAATTAAAAATACATTCAAAAAAAGACCGGATTTGCTGGAACAAAATTAG
- a CDS encoding KH domain-containing protein gives MKELVEYIVKSLVDKASGVSVSINTSDGGKIIKVKVDDSDKGRIIGKEGRIIKAIRQIVSASATKKGEKCRVEIEE, from the coding sequence ATGAAAGAGCTTGTTGAATATATTGTTAAATCGCTTGTAGATAAAGCATCAGGTGTTAGTGTGTCAATTAACACTTCTGATGGCGGGAAAATTATTAAGGTAAAAGTTGACGATTCGGATAAGGGAAGGATTATCGGTAAGGAAGGCAGGATAATAAAAGCAATTAGACAAATAGTTTCTGCTTCTGCTACAAAAAAAGGTGAAAAATGCAGGGTTGAGATTGAAGAATAA
- the rpsP gene encoding 30S ribosomal protein S16, producing the protein MAVAIKLKRIGKSLNPIYRVIVIASKKRSGGTAIEEVGCFNPRDKKNMFLNIERINHWIKMGAIVSSTVKGLIKKLPEASQVLVEKSA; encoded by the coding sequence ATGGCTGTGGCAATTAAATTAAAGAGAATTGGCAAATCGCTAAATCCTATTTACAGGGTTATAGTGATTGCTTCTAAGAAAAGAAGTGGTGGTACTGCTATTGAGGAAGTGGGTTGTTTTAATCCCCGGGATAAAAAAAATATGTTCTTAAATATTGAGAGGATAAACCACTGGATAAAAATGGGAGCTATTGTTTCCAGTACGGTAAAAGGGCTGATAAAAAAGTTGCCGGAAGCAAGTCAGGTTTTGGTTGAAAAAAGTGCATGA